One window of the Zea mays cultivar B73 chromosome 3, Zm-B73-REFERENCE-NAM-5.0, whole genome shotgun sequence genome contains the following:
- the LOC103649862 gene encoding heavy metal-associated isoprenylated plant protein 32 produces the protein MTKDEEFKLVKIQNHALKVNIHCDGCKHKVKKLLQKIEGVYSVAIDVDNHKVSVTGDVDSETLIRKLTRGGKHAELWSQPKGGGNQGHKGNNGQQQKQQQPQNQNQNHQQKQKQGANLSKDGHNKNSNGGQKDQGKQGGGGGAGGLMQGLKAFKNQHGNKHQLPELSSDDDDLYDDDDEEEFDDDYEEELRFLGDKMSQLGFHGNNQNKNGNNAAVNSNHSNGNGKKGNGGGGANNHHQNNNHHHHQNQKNVNVINMAAANAKMGGGGGGGVQNHQKNAAAINMAAAAAANAKMANGAQRNAGAMGGMLGLSHGLGAAAGAAPPGFQGYAAGFNHPSSYAAAGYGGGLQQQHLQHQQQQQQSNNLMASMQGYHHHHPAATAAMMSNLRGLNGNVMMMHQQPQQHQQPQMMYHSSPQISPYTGYYNPYNYYYHPHPGSAGYPPSNGDVETMFSDENTKGCVVM, from the exons ATGACCAAAGACGAGGAGTTCAAGCTGGTCAAGATCCAG AACCATGCGCTGAAGGTGAACATACACTGCGACGGGTGCAAGCACAAGGtcaagaagcttcttcagaagatcgAAG GCGTGTACTCGGTGGCCATTGATGTGGACAACCACAAGGTCTCGGTGACGGGCGATGTGGACTCGGAGACCCTGATCAGGAAGCTCACCAGGGGCGGCAAGCACGCGGAGCTGTGGTCGCAGCCCAAGGGCGGCGGCAACCAGGGCCACAAGGGCAATAATGGCCAGCAGCAGAAACAGCAGCAGCCGCAGAACCAGAACCAGAACCACCAGCAGAAGCAGAAGCAAGGTGCCAATCTCAGCAAGGATGGGCACAACAAGAACAGCAACGGCGGCCAGAAGGACCAGGGGaagcaaggaggaggaggaggggctgGGGGCCTCATGCAGGGCCTCAAGGCGTTCAAGAACCAGCACGGCAACAAGCACCAGCTCCCTGAGCTCAGCTCGGACGACGATGACCtgtatgacgacgacgacgaggaggagTTTGACGACGACTACGAGGAGGAGCTCCGCTTCCTCGGGGACAAGATGAGCCAGCTCGGGTTCCACGGCAACAACCAGAACAAGAACGGGAACAACGCTGCTGTCAACAGTAACCACAGCAACGGAAATGGCAAGAAGggtaacggaggtggtggagccaaCAATCATCACCAGAACaacaaccaccaccaccaccagaacCAGAAGAACGTAAACGTGATCAACATGGCAGCAGCAAATGCCAAgatgggcggcggcggcggaggaggagtCCAGAACCACCAGAAGAACGCTGCTGCGATCAACatggccgcggcggcggcggcaaacGCCAAGATGGCTAACGGCGCCCAGAGGAACGCTGGTGCCATGGGCGGCATGCTGGGCCTGAGCCATGGCCTGGGAGCCGCCGCCGGTGCTGCTCCTCCTGGGTTCCAAGGCTACGCTGCAGGCTTCAACCACCCGTCCTCCTACGCTGCTGCCGGCTACGGAGGAGGTCTCCAGCAACAGCATCTCcagcatcagcagcagcagcagcagagcaACAACCTCATGGCGAGCATGCAGGGGTACCATCATCACCACCCTGCGGCGACGGCAGCGATGATGAGCAATCTGAGGGGTCTGAACGGCAACGTGATGATGATGCACCAGCAGccccagcagcatcagcagccgcAGATGATGTACCACTCCTCCCCGCAGATCAGCCCTTACACTGGCTACTACAACCCTTACAACTACTACTACCACCCCCACCCTGGCAGCGCTGGCTACCCGCCCAGCAATGGGGATGTGGAGACCATGTTCAGTGACGAGAACACCAAGGGCTGTGTTGTCATGTAA